The following are encoded together in the Azospirillum lipoferum 4B genome:
- a CDS encoding FAD-linked oxidase C-terminal domain-containing protein, with protein MTVIATTQPRAALTEEARAELTALLGDRFTTSLPVREHHGKDESYHTPFPPDGVAFANSTEEVSGIVKICAKHKLPIIPFGTGTSLEGGIAALAGGITIDLSGMQQILRVSPEDLDVTVQAGVTRKQLNEHLRDTGLFFPIDPGANASLGGMSATRASGTNAVRYGTMRENVLGLTVVLADGRVIKTGGRARKSAAGYDLTRLFVGSEGTLGIITEVTLKLYGIPEAISSAVCAFPTIKGAVDTVIQTIQVGVPVARIELLDEVQIDAVNKYSKLDYAVAPTLFFEFHGTEAGVKEQAEMVAAIAAEHGGLEFAWATRPEDRSKLWQARHDAYYAALALRPGSKGWPTDVCVPISRLADCILETKQDLAESNMLAPMVGHVGDGNFHLVYVLDPENPAELAEAQRLADKMVTRALEMGGTCTGEHGIGYGKMAFLEQETGEAFNVMGDLKRAFDPDNLLNPGKVVRV; from the coding sequence ATGACCGTCATCGCCACCACCCAGCCGCGCGCGGCCCTGACCGAGGAGGCTCGGGCCGAGCTGACGGCTCTGCTGGGCGACCGGTTCACCACCTCCCTGCCAGTTCGCGAGCATCACGGCAAGGACGAGTCCTATCACACGCCCTTCCCGCCGGACGGCGTCGCCTTCGCCAATTCGACCGAAGAGGTCAGCGGGATCGTCAAGATCTGCGCGAAGCACAAGCTGCCGATCATCCCCTTCGGCACCGGCACCTCGCTGGAGGGCGGCATCGCGGCGCTGGCCGGCGGCATCACCATCGACCTGTCGGGCATGCAGCAGATCCTGCGCGTCAGCCCGGAGGATCTGGACGTCACCGTCCAGGCCGGCGTGACCCGCAAGCAGCTGAACGAGCATCTGCGCGACACCGGCCTGTTCTTCCCCATCGATCCCGGCGCCAACGCCTCTCTCGGCGGCATGTCGGCGACCAGGGCCAGCGGCACCAACGCCGTCCGCTACGGCACCATGCGCGAGAACGTCCTGGGCCTGACGGTGGTGCTGGCCGACGGCCGCGTCATCAAGACCGGCGGGCGGGCGCGCAAGTCGGCGGCCGGCTATGACCTGACCCGGCTGTTCGTGGGGTCCGAAGGCACGCTCGGCATCATCACCGAGGTGACGCTGAAGCTTTACGGCATTCCGGAAGCCATCTCGTCCGCCGTCTGCGCCTTCCCGACCATCAAGGGCGCGGTCGACACCGTGATCCAGACCATCCAGGTCGGCGTGCCCGTCGCCCGCATCGAGTTGCTGGACGAGGTGCAGATCGACGCGGTCAACAAATACTCCAAGCTCGACTACGCCGTGGCGCCCACCCTGTTCTTCGAATTCCACGGCACCGAGGCCGGGGTGAAGGAGCAGGCGGAGATGGTGGCCGCCATCGCCGCCGAGCATGGCGGCCTGGAGTTCGCCTGGGCCACCCGGCCGGAGGACCGGTCCAAGCTGTGGCAGGCCCGGCACGATGCCTATTACGCGGCGCTGGCCCTGCGTCCGGGATCGAAGGGCTGGCCGACCGACGTCTGCGTGCCGATCTCGCGGCTTGCCGACTGCATCCTGGAGACCAAGCAGGATTTGGCCGAGTCCAACATGCTGGCCCCGATGGTCGGCCATGTCGGCGACGGCAACTTCCACCTCGTCTATGTCCTCGACCCGGAGAATCCGGCCGAGTTGGCCGAGGCCCAGCGCCTTGCCGACAAGATGGTGACGCGCGCGCTGGAGATGGGCGGCACCTGCACCGGCGAACATGGCATCGGCTACGGCAAGATGGCGTTCCTGGAACAGGAGACCGGCGAAGCGTTCAACGTCATGGGCGACCTGAAGCGCGCCTTCGACCCGGACAACCTGCTGAATCCGGGCAAGGTGGTGCGGGTCTGA
- a CDS encoding ATP-NAD kinase family protein: MAPVVGIVANPVSARDIRRVVANATSLQIADRANILLRVLAALHACGVRDVLMMPENGGIRAHVERGMMRARARGEDIYPALHTVSMPVTGTVADTHSATAEMRRAGVSALVVLGGDGTHRAVAAECGTVPIAGISTGTNNAFPEHREPTITGLATGLAVTGRVPPHIAFAANKRIDVSLNGGAVTDMALVDVALVTERYIGARALWRTENFRELYVTFADPEVIGMSAIAGLLEPVGRDESGGLMVRLSPDGDCRKNTTTLHAPIAPGMMARVGITDWRRMPADVAFVPEVAAGSIALDGERELSFSERDRLSLTLRDDAFRTVNVAAVMRHAGQNRLLTGTPVPVTAAF, translated from the coding sequence TTGGCTCCGGTCGTCGGCATCGTCGCCAATCCGGTTTCGGCCCGCGATATCCGCCGGGTCGTCGCCAACGCCACCAGCCTGCAGATCGCCGACCGGGCGAACATCCTGCTGCGGGTGCTGGCGGCGCTGCATGCCTGCGGGGTGCGTGACGTCCTGATGATGCCGGAGAATGGCGGCATCCGCGCCCATGTCGAACGCGGCATGATGCGGGCGAGAGCGCGCGGCGAGGACATCTACCCCGCCCTCCACACCGTCTCCATGCCGGTCACCGGCACCGTCGCCGACACCCACAGCGCCACGGCCGAGATGCGGCGGGCCGGCGTCTCGGCCCTGGTGGTGCTGGGCGGCGACGGCACCCACCGGGCGGTGGCGGCGGAATGCGGGACGGTGCCCATCGCCGGCATCTCCACCGGCACCAACAACGCCTTCCCCGAACATCGCGAGCCGACGATCACCGGGCTCGCCACCGGGCTGGCGGTAACCGGCCGGGTGCCGCCGCACATCGCCTTCGCCGCCAACAAGCGCATCGATGTCTCGCTCAACGGCGGTGCCGTCACCGACATGGCGCTGGTCGACGTGGCGCTGGTGACGGAGCGCTACATCGGCGCCCGCGCCCTGTGGCGAACCGAGAATTTCCGCGAACTCTACGTCACCTTCGCCGACCCCGAGGTGATCGGCATGTCGGCCATCGCCGGCCTGCTGGAACCCGTCGGCCGCGACGAGAGCGGCGGCCTGATGGTTCGCCTGTCGCCGGACGGCGACTGCCGCAAGAACACCACCACGCTCCACGCCCCCATCGCGCCGGGAATGATGGCCCGGGTCGGCATCACCGACTGGCGCCGCATGCCGGCCGACGTGGCCTTCGTGCCGGAAGTCGCCGCCGGCTCCATCGCGCTGGATGGCGAACGCGAACTGTCCTTCTCCGAACGCGACCGTCTGTCCCTGACGCTCCGGGACGACGCCTTCCGCACGGTCAACGTCGCCGCGGTGATGCGGCACGCTGGCCAGAACCGGCTGCTGACCGGCACCCCGGTGCCCGTCACGGCCGCTTTCTAA